The following are from one region of the Mixophyes fleayi isolate aMixFle1 chromosome 7, aMixFle1.hap1, whole genome shotgun sequence genome:
- the LOC142098707 gene encoding hemoglobin subunit alpha-5-like, whose amino-acid sequence MHFSDAEKAAIAAIWDKVDGHADDIGAEALERLFLSFPQTKTYFSHFDLSHDSKDLHKHGGNVLRAIGNAAHHLDDLANALSSLSDLHAQKLRIDPGNFRLLSHAIQVTLAVHFPKEFNAVAQSAWDKFLSAVSSTLVSKYR is encoded by the exons ATGCATTTCTCTGATGCAGAAAAGGCAGCCATCGCCGCCATCTGGGACAAAGTGGACGGCCATGCTGATGATATTGGAGCAGAGGCTCTGGAAAG ACTGTTCCTGAGCTTCCCTCAGACCAAAACCTACTTCAGCCATTTTGATCTGAGCCATGACTCCAAAGATCTCCACAAACACGGAGGAAACGTTCTGAGAGCCATTGGAAATGCTGCCCATCATTTGGATGACCTTGCCAATGCTCTGTCTTCCCTCAGTGACCTTCATGCCCAAAAGCTCAGAATTGACCCTGGCAACTTCAGG CTGCTGTCTCATGCTATCCAGGTTACTCTGGCTGTCCACTTCCCTAAGGAATTCAACGCTGTTGCCCAATCTGCCTGGGACAAGTTCCTCTCTGCAGTGTCCTCTACCCTGGTTTCCAAATACAGATAA